Proteins encoded by one window of Streptacidiphilus sp. PB12-B1b:
- a CDS encoding MFS transporter: MRPATEDATDTPAADPSPSLWRNRAFNLLWTGQCLSDAGSAMAGLALPLLVLQLTGSPTQAGLVGTAALVVTTVCRLPAGVLVDRCDRRRLMIVCDAFRVVAYAVLACAVVTGVADLAVILAVVAGGSAATAVFSTAEYAAVRSLVRPDQIVSAVARNEARSYGTSLAGPPLGGLLFGLARALPFFGNALTFLLSLVAVVCIRRPLQQPRPQTAPSADAGGWEGLRFVLGNPFLRALLVIAAPLNMAFTGMIFAMTISLRRSGMSPVLVGLVTTVLGVGGFLGAFAAPSLQRRLRLPALITTICWSTAVLMAVSVLLSPSVVTAVPLAAAVFLGPTANAALFGYQAAITPDRLQGRVVSVILLAATSAAALAPALAGALLAQVPGRAAMLAFPLLVAASALAATFGRGLRSLPAQQ; encoded by the coding sequence ATGCGGCCCGCCACCGAGGACGCCACCGACACCCCGGCCGCCGACCCGTCGCCGAGCCTGTGGCGCAACCGCGCCTTCAACCTGCTCTGGACCGGCCAGTGCCTCTCCGACGCGGGCAGCGCCATGGCCGGGCTGGCCCTGCCGCTGCTGGTGCTGCAACTGACCGGCTCCCCGACCCAGGCCGGTCTCGTCGGCACGGCCGCGCTGGTCGTCACCACGGTCTGCCGGCTGCCGGCCGGCGTCCTGGTCGACCGCTGCGACCGGCGCCGGCTGATGATCGTCTGCGATGCCTTCCGGGTCGTCGCGTACGCCGTCCTCGCCTGCGCGGTGGTGACCGGCGTGGCCGACCTGGCGGTGATCCTGGCCGTCGTGGCCGGGGGCTCCGCCGCGACGGCCGTCTTCAGCACCGCCGAGTACGCCGCGGTCCGCAGCCTGGTGCGCCCCGACCAGATCGTCTCCGCCGTCGCCCGCAACGAGGCGCGCTCCTACGGCACGTCGCTGGCCGGACCGCCCCTGGGCGGCCTGCTGTTCGGGCTGGCCAGGGCGCTGCCGTTCTTCGGCAACGCGCTGACCTTCCTGCTGTCGCTGGTGGCCGTGGTGTGCATCCGCCGACCCCTGCAGCAGCCCCGGCCGCAGACCGCGCCGTCCGCGGACGCGGGCGGCTGGGAGGGGCTGCGGTTCGTGCTGGGCAATCCGTTCCTGCGGGCGCTGCTGGTGATCGCCGCGCCGCTCAACATGGCGTTCACCGGCATGATCTTCGCCATGACCATCTCGCTGCGGCGCTCCGGGATGTCCCCGGTCCTCGTCGGCCTGGTCACCACGGTCCTCGGGGTGGGCGGCTTCCTCGGGGCCTTCGCCGCGCCGTCCCTCCAGCGCCGGCTGCGCCTGCCCGCGCTGATCACCACGATCTGCTGGTCCACCGCCGTGCTGATGGCGGTGAGCGTGCTGCTGTCCCCCAGCGTCGTGACCGCGGTGCCCCTGGCCGCCGCGGTGTTCCTCGGCCCCACCGCCAACGCCGCCCTCTTCGGCTACCAGGCGGCCATCACCCCGGACCGCCTCCAGGGCCGGGTGGTCAGCGTGATCCTGCTGGCCGCCACCTCGGCCGCCGCCCTGGCGCCCGCCCTCGCGGGAGCGCTGCTGGCGCAAGTCCCCGGCCGTGCCGCGATGCTGGCCTTCCCGCTGCTGGTCGCCGCCTCCGCCCTGGCCGCCACCTTCGGCCGGGGCCTCAGGTCGCTGCCCGCCCAGCAGTGA
- a CDS encoding GNAT family N-acetyltransferase codes for MTPALRTEHLDFLPYRAEDEDVFTALLRNEDVCRWMGQELAPEPDIRALFRAILTDVYPTRRFDVWGLWLDGAYAGHAEVKRTGNVDGHELVTALAPQFWGRGLGSEVIRGLLRHSAEDLGLTEVYGMVGAENTASLTMCRRLGFRHLRDVVGDDGSVTRMLVVPTTAPAVPATEPA; via the coding sequence ATGACCCCCGCCCTGCGCACCGAGCACCTGGATTTCCTCCCCTACCGGGCCGAGGACGAGGACGTCTTCACCGCCCTGCTGCGCAACGAGGACGTGTGCCGCTGGATGGGCCAGGAGCTGGCGCCCGAGCCGGACATCCGCGCGCTGTTCCGCGCGATCCTGACCGACGTCTACCCCACCCGCAGATTCGACGTGTGGGGCCTGTGGCTGGACGGGGCGTACGCCGGGCACGCGGAGGTGAAGCGGACCGGAAACGTCGACGGCCACGAACTCGTCACGGCGCTCGCCCCGCAGTTCTGGGGCCGGGGGCTGGGCAGCGAGGTGATCCGCGGCCTGCTGCGCCACTCCGCCGAGGACCTCGGGCTCACCGAGGTCTACGGGATGGTGGGCGCGGAGAACACCGCCAGCCTGACCATGTGCCGCCGCCTGGGCTTCCGGCACCTGCGCGACGTCGTCGGCGACGACGGCTCGGTGACCAGGATGCTGGTCGTCCCCACCACGGCGCCGGCCGTCCCCGCGACGGAGCCCGCCTGA
- a CDS encoding MbtH family NRPS accessory protein, whose protein sequence is MDENTRYQVLRNDEEQYSLWPVDIEVPAGWQPVGKEGTEAECSAYVDEVWTDMRPRSLRERMENTGA, encoded by the coding sequence ATGGACGAGAACACCCGCTACCAGGTGCTGCGCAACGACGAGGAGCAGTACTCGCTGTGGCCGGTCGACATCGAGGTTCCCGCGGGCTGGCAGCCCGTCGGCAAGGAGGGCACCGAGGCGGAGTGCTCCGCCTACGTCGACGAGGTCTGGACCGACATGCGCCCGCGCAGCCTGCGCGAGCGCATGGAGAACACCGGGGCCTGA
- a CDS encoding non-ribosomal peptide synthetase, which translates to MWFLEEFAPGGTEYTTALALRLRGSTDTGALGAALTALAARHESLRTTFDSADGRGVQTVHPPQPLPLPLHDLSHLPEEQRRSALRRLLAEERARPFDLRRGPLLRTALVRLAEDEHVLALSLHHIVTDGWSTSVLLNDLAHLYRAELGSAEGPLPPLPVQYADYAHWQRSSGGSDDQLGYWKQQLAGTEPLRLPTDRPRPAVRTGNGAATRLELPARTARRLARIGREQGTTLFTTLVAAAQAYLARLSGDDDIAVGTVTSGRDRPETRNLVGFFVNTLVLRSRVQPRQPFTGLLADVRQTVLDAFAHQDVPFERVVDEVQPARDTSRTPLFQVMVVLQNTPSADLDLPGLEVTDVETELEQAAFDLTLEFAEAESGALHGLITYNTDLFDAATAQRMADQLGALLTAVAEDPARPVGALPLTSDAELKALLEQAQGTFRPVPEATLPQLFERQAALTPDAPALLDGGRELTYAQLDRAANRLAHRLIGQGVGPERLVALALPRAAEIVLAQLAVAKAGGAFLPVDPDYPAGRREFMVRDAGAFLVLDDPAGLWADDGPQTAPTDADRTAPLTPGHPAYVIYTSGSTGTPKGVVVTHRGLAGFAAAAAEQYAAGPGDRVLQFASPSFDASVLELCVSLLSGAALVTGEEGPLVGERLAEVLAERRISHTLIPPAALATVEPGTAGALPALRTLIVGAEACPADLVDVWAPGRRMINSYGPTEATVVATWTGPLAPGAGAPPIGRPAGAARGYVLDTALRPVPPGATGELYVAGPGLARGYLGRPGLTAQRFLADPFGAPGERMYRTGDLVRRHADGDLRFVGRLDDQVKLRGFRIEPGEVESALRRSPLVRDAVVTVRSDAPGEGAAAGPGRLVAYVVPADGPDPLPERAPVLELRAHLAALLPPHMIPSVFVPLERLPLTPNGKTDRRALPDPGPAQAAAGPRVAPRTDTERRVARIWADVLGVEGIGADDNFFALGGDSILSMQVVSRLRRDGLHLATRDLFTHQTLAELAAVVRAAPQGGGEGPVTGEVPLTPIQEWFLTTPRAAHRHFNQSTLLELGADPDPDALRAALDALLEHHDALRMRFTRDEDGWHQFNPPPARTDDVLVRHDLTGLSAEEADAAVQKAADELHTGFDLATGPLLRAALFTGDPGRPALLLLVAHHLVVDAVSWRVLRDDLESGYRQAVQGGPVALGGRGTSFREWALGLAAHVAGGGLDHELPYWEQAVAAEAVAPDRPAGAVPAETAAVTVELAPEDTEALLRAAPTAYRTRVNDVLLAALALALARWTGRDLVRLDLEGHGREDVLDGVDLSRTVGWFTTVYPVALQVPAPDDFGPDRDWRSLVKSVRRRLREVPGNGLGFGALRTFGPPEVRERLAAGGQGGVVFNYLGQWDSRPEASDGGGLVRAEHGSFGQDHDPRDGGSHLVEVVGAVQDGRLAFTWHHRPAVHDTATVRRVAEEFAEALRHIARHARGAR; encoded by the coding sequence CTGTGGTTCCTGGAGGAGTTCGCGCCCGGCGGCACCGAGTACACCACCGCACTGGCGCTGCGGCTGCGCGGCAGCACGGACACCGGCGCGCTGGGCGCGGCCCTGACCGCGCTGGCGGCCCGGCACGAGTCGCTGCGCACCACCTTCGACAGCGCCGACGGCCGGGGCGTGCAGACCGTCCACCCACCGCAGCCGCTGCCGCTGCCGCTGCACGACCTGTCCCATCTGCCCGAGGAGCAGCGCCGGTCGGCACTGCGCCGGCTGCTGGCCGAGGAGCGGGCCCGCCCCTTCGACCTGCGCCGGGGGCCGCTGCTGCGCACCGCCCTGGTGCGGCTGGCCGAGGACGAGCACGTACTGGCCCTCAGCCTGCACCACATCGTCACCGACGGCTGGTCGACCTCCGTCCTGCTGAACGACCTGGCCCATCTCTACCGCGCCGAACTCGGCTCCGCCGAGGGCCCGTTGCCGCCGCTGCCGGTGCAGTACGCCGACTACGCGCACTGGCAGCGCAGCAGCGGCGGCTCCGACGACCAGCTCGGCTACTGGAAGCAGCAGCTGGCCGGGACCGAACCGCTGCGGCTGCCCACCGACCGGCCCCGGCCCGCGGTGCGCACCGGCAACGGCGCCGCCACCCGGCTGGAGCTGCCCGCCCGGACCGCCCGCCGCCTGGCCCGGATCGGCCGCGAGCAGGGAACCACCCTGTTCACCACGCTCGTCGCCGCCGCCCAGGCGTACCTGGCCCGGCTCAGCGGCGACGACGACATCGCCGTCGGCACCGTCACCTCCGGCCGCGACCGGCCCGAGACCCGGAACCTGGTCGGCTTCTTCGTCAACACCCTGGTGCTGCGCTCGCGCGTCCAGCCCCGGCAGCCCTTCACCGGGCTGCTGGCCGACGTCCGGCAGACCGTGCTGGACGCCTTCGCCCACCAGGACGTGCCGTTCGAACGGGTGGTGGACGAGGTGCAGCCGGCCCGGGACACCAGCCGCACCCCGCTCTTCCAGGTCATGGTCGTGCTGCAGAACACCCCGTCGGCCGACCTCGACCTGCCGGGCCTGGAGGTCACGGACGTCGAGACCGAGCTGGAGCAGGCGGCCTTCGACCTCACCCTGGAGTTCGCCGAGGCCGAGTCCGGCGCGCTGCACGGCCTGATCACCTACAACACCGACCTGTTCGACGCGGCCACCGCCCAGCGGATGGCGGACCAGCTCGGCGCCCTGCTCACCGCCGTCGCGGAGGACCCGGCGCGCCCGGTCGGCGCGCTGCCGCTGACCTCCGACGCGGAGCTGAAGGCCCTGCTGGAGCAGGCGCAGGGCACCTTCCGCCCGGTACCCGAGGCGACCCTGCCGCAGCTGTTCGAGCGCCAGGCGGCCCTTACCCCGGACGCGCCGGCGCTGCTGGACGGCGGCCGGGAGCTGACCTACGCGCAGCTGGACCGGGCGGCCAACCGGCTGGCCCACCGGCTCATCGGGCAGGGCGTGGGGCCGGAGCGGCTGGTCGCGCTGGCGCTGCCCCGCGCGGCGGAGATCGTGCTGGCGCAGCTCGCCGTCGCCAAGGCCGGCGGCGCCTTCCTGCCGGTGGACCCGGACTACCCGGCCGGGCGCCGGGAGTTCATGGTGCGGGACGCGGGTGCCTTCCTGGTGCTCGACGACCCGGCCGGGCTGTGGGCCGACGACGGCCCGCAGACGGCGCCCACCGACGCCGACCGCACCGCCCCGCTCACCCCCGGCCACCCCGCCTACGTCATCTACACCTCCGGCTCCACCGGCACGCCCAAGGGCGTGGTGGTGACCCACCGGGGGCTGGCCGGCTTCGCCGCGGCCGCCGCCGAGCAGTACGCGGCGGGCCCCGGCGACCGGGTGCTGCAGTTCGCCTCGCCCAGCTTCGACGCCTCCGTGCTGGAACTGTGCGTCTCCCTGCTCAGCGGGGCCGCGCTGGTCACCGGCGAGGAGGGGCCGCTGGTCGGCGAGCGGCTGGCCGAGGTGCTCGCCGAGCGGCGGATCAGCCACACGCTGATCCCCCCGGCCGCGCTGGCCACCGTGGAGCCGGGGACGGCGGGCGCCCTGCCCGCCCTGCGCACCCTGATCGTCGGCGCCGAGGCCTGCCCGGCCGACCTGGTCGACGTCTGGGCCCCCGGCCGCCGGATGATCAACTCGTACGGTCCCACCGAGGCCACCGTGGTGGCCACCTGGACCGGCCCGCTGGCACCGGGCGCGGGCGCGCCGCCGATCGGCCGCCCGGCCGGAGCCGCCCGGGGGTACGTCCTGGACACCGCCCTGCGGCCGGTCCCGCCCGGCGCCACCGGCGAGCTGTACGTGGCCGGTCCCGGCCTGGCCCGGGGGTACCTGGGCCGCCCGGGCCTGACCGCCCAGCGGTTCCTCGCCGACCCGTTCGGCGCGCCGGGGGAACGGATGTACCGCACCGGCGACCTGGTGCGCCGTCACGCCGACGGCGACCTGCGCTTCGTCGGCCGTCTGGACGACCAGGTCAAGCTGCGCGGCTTCCGGATCGAGCCGGGCGAGGTCGAGAGCGCGCTGCGGCGCAGCCCGCTGGTGCGCGACGCGGTCGTCACCGTGCGCTCCGACGCGCCCGGCGAGGGGGCGGCGGCGGGCCCCGGCCGGCTGGTGGCCTACGTCGTCCCGGCGGACGGCCCCGACCCGCTGCCGGAGCGGGCGCCGGTGCTGGAGCTGCGCGCGCACCTGGCCGCGCTGCTGCCGCCGCACATGATCCCGTCCGTGTTCGTGCCGCTGGAACGGCTGCCGCTGACCCCGAACGGCAAGACCGACCGGCGGGCCCTGCCCGACCCCGGCCCGGCGCAGGCCGCCGCCGGGCCGCGGGTCGCGCCGCGCACCGACACCGAGCGCCGGGTCGCCCGCATCTGGGCCGACGTCCTGGGCGTCGAGGGGATCGGCGCCGACGACAACTTCTTCGCCCTGGGCGGTGACTCCATCCTGAGCATGCAGGTGGTGTCGCGGCTGCGCAGGGACGGCCTGCACCTGGCCACCCGGGACCTGTTCACCCACCAGACCCTGGCCGAGCTGGCCGCCGTGGTGCGCGCCGCCCCGCAGGGCGGCGGCGAGGGCCCGGTGACCGGAGAGGTGCCGCTCACCCCCATCCAGGAGTGGTTCCTGACCACCCCGCGCGCCGCGCACCGGCACTTCAACCAGTCGACGCTGCTGGAGCTCGGCGCCGACCCCGACCCGGACGCGCTGCGCGCCGCCCTGGACGCCCTGCTGGAGCACCACGACGCCCTGCGGATGCGGTTCACCCGGGACGAGGACGGCTGGCACCAGTTCAACCCGCCGCCCGCCCGCACCGACGACGTCCTGGTCCGGCACGACCTGACCGGACTGTCCGCCGAGGAGGCCGACGCGGCCGTGCAGAAGGCCGCCGACGAGCTGCACACCGGCTTCGACCTGGCCACCGGCCCGCTGCTGCGGGCGGCTCTGTTCACCGGCGACCCCGGTCGGCCCGCCCTCCTGCTGCTGGTCGCGCACCACCTGGTCGTGGACGCCGTCTCCTGGCGGGTCCTGCGCGACGACCTGGAGAGCGGCTACCGGCAGGCCGTGCAGGGCGGCCCGGTCGCGCTCGGGGGGCGCGGCACCTCCTTCCGGGAGTGGGCGCTCGGGCTGGCGGCCCACGTCGCCGGGGGCGGCCTGGACCACGAACTGCCCTACTGGGAGCAGGCGGTGGCCGCCGAGGCGGTCGCGCCGGACCGCCCCGCCGGGGCTGTCCCGGCCGAGACCGCGGCGGTGACCGTGGAGCTGGCGCCGGAGGACACGGAGGCCCTGCTGCGGGCCGCCCCGACCGCCTACCGCACCCGGGTCAACGACGTGCTGCTGGCCGCGCTGGCCCTGGCCCTGGCCCGCTGGACCGGGCGCGACCTGGTCCGGCTGGACCTGGAGGGCCACGGCCGCGAGGACGTGCTCGACGGCGTGGACCTCTCCCGCACGGTCGGCTGGTTCACCACCGTCTACCCGGTCGCCCTCCAGGTGCCCGCACCCGACGACTTCGGCCCGGACCGCGACTGGCGCTCGCTGGTGAAGTCGGTGCGGCGGCGGCTGCGCGAGGTGCCCGGCAACGGGCTGGGCTTCGGCGCGCTGCGCACCTTCGGCCCGCCCGAGGTCCGCGAGCGCCTCGCCGCCGGTGGGCAGGGCGGGGTGGTGTTCAACTACCTCGGCCAGTGGGACAGCCGCCCGGAGGCCTCCGACGGCGGCGGCCTGGTCCGGGCCGAGCACGGCTCCTTCGGCCAGGACCACGACCCCAGGGACGGCGGCTCCCACCTGGTGGAGGTGGTGGGCGCGGTGCAGGACGGCCGCCTCGCCTTCACCTGGCACCACCGCCCCGCCGTCCACGACACGGCGACCGTGCGCCGCGTGGCCGAGGAGTTCGCCGAGGCACTGCGTCACATCGCCCGGCACGCCCGAGGGGCCCGATGA